The following proteins come from a genomic window of Pleuronectes platessa chromosome 2, fPlePla1.1, whole genome shotgun sequence:
- the hyal2a gene encoding hyaluronidase-2 — MLYWTLCDWKVRLLIVLLWDSLCALGLKPTQWPLYSQKPLLLAWNAPTEDCAPRHGIHFQLDQFQIVASPNEAFVRQNLTIFYKNRLGLYPYYEPDKTAVNGGLPQMASLTQHLEKMPDSVQKYIREPGAKGLAVIDWEEWRPLWIRNWELKDIYRRNSREMVRQKNPTWPPEQVTKVAQQEFEMSARKFMLETLKQAKNLRPNQLWGFYLFPDCYNHDYRRTLENYTGRCPDVEVARNEQLKWLWTESTALFPSIYMGTVLRSSSSGRQFVRNRVREGMRLASSGDGLARPVFVYTQPTYTNSLEQLTETDLVSTIGESVALGAAGIILWGDAGYASSKTSCSDLEAYLRGPLSQYLLNVSTAAELCSQTLCASHGRCLRKNPDSDVYLHLNPLTHSITRPSGKPTVTGELGEAEVTRFQTEFQCQCFSGYHGEGCHQTDPLHQRGGAAPTEASALQCVILLIISLLLC, encoded by the exons ATGTTGTACTGGACTTTGTGTGACTGGAAAGTACGGCTGCTTATTGTCCTGCTGTGGGACAGCCTCTGTGCTCTGGGACTGAAACCCACGCAATGGCCGCTGTATTCCCAAAAGCCTTTGCTCCTCGCCTGGAATGCCCCGACTGAGGACTGTGCCCCACGGCATGGCATTCATTTCCAGTTGGACCAGTTCCAGATCGTGGCTTCACCCAATGAGGCCTTTGTCCGACAGAACCTCACCATCTTCTATAAGAACCGCTTGGGCCTGTACCCCTACTACGAGCCAGATAAAACGGCGGTGAACGGGGGGCTGCCACAGATGGCCAGTCTCACGCAGCACCTGGAGAAGATGCCAGATAGTGTGCAGAAGTACATACGTGAGCCAGGGGCCAAAGGTCTGGCCGTTATTGACTGGGAGGAGTGGCGCCCACTCTGGATACGCAACTGGGAACTCAAAGACATTTACCGCAGAAATTCTCGTGAGATGGTGCGCCAGAAGAACCCAACATGGCCTCCGGAGCAGGTGACAAAAGTAGCCCAGCAGGAGTTTGAAATGTCTGCCAGGAAGTTCATGCTGGAGACGTTGAAGCAAGCTAAGAACCTGAGACCCAACCAGCTGTGGGGGTTCTACCTGTTCCCCGACTGCTACAACCACGACTACAGACGCACTCTGGAGAACTACACCGGCCGCTGCCCTGACGTGGAGGTGGCCCGCAACGAGCAGCTGAAATGGCTGTGGACCGAGAGCACCGCCCTCTTCCCATCCATCTACATGGGCACTGTGctgcgctcctcttcctccggaCGTCAGTTCGTCCGGAACAGAGTGAGGGAGGGGATGCGTTTGGCCTCATCAGGCGATGGGCTGGCGCGTCCTGTCTTTGTGTACACGCAGCCCACCTACACCAACTCTCTGGAGCAGCTGACGGAG ACTGACCTGGTCTCCACCATCGGGGAGAGCGTGGCTCTGGGAGCAGCTGGAATCATCCTGTGGGGAGATGCAGGTTATGCAAGCAGCAAG aCCAGCTGTTCCGACCTTGAGGCGTATCTCCGAGGGCCGCTGAGTCAATACCTCCTCAACGTCTCCACAGCAGCGGAGCTATGCAGCCAGACCTTGTGTGCTTCACACGGCCGCTGCCTGCGCAAAAACCCAGACAGCGATGTTTACTTGCACCTGAACCCCCTCACCCACAGCATCACCAGGCCGAGCGGCAAACCGACAGTGACGGGTGAGCTTGGCGAAGCCGAGGTGACGAGGTTCCAAACCGAGTTTCAGTGCCAGTGCTTCAGCGGCTACCATGGGGAGGGCTGCCACCAGACGGACCCCCTGCACCAGAGAGGGGGGGCGGCTCCAACCGAGGCATCAGCACTGCAATGTGTGATCTTACTGAttatttctctgctcctctgttaA
- the hyal1 gene encoding hyaluronidase-1: MSSCPPPLLLLCSLLGLVSGLRLETSSFSQVPFLSVWNAPTHNCLSKYGVDLNLGTFDIAQNLNQTFMGDNITIFYKEKLGLYPWYSGQGKAVNGGVPQNASLDEHLRAASEDIRTYIPDRGFQGLAVVDWESWNPVWERNWDSKLVYQDASIALVRAEHPDWTPAQVKAAARLRFEQAGRAFMEETLKLGQEERPNGLWGYYGFPDCYNYLGNEIIYSGKCPAVAMKRNDQLLWLWNCSSALYPDIYLSLNLRSQSEEVLLYTHHRILEAMRVGAQVTPSAPPVYPYTRIVYTYTLDFLSLEHLVYTVGESAALGSAGMVLWGDNNFSKSKATCEAVKFYIDQTLGPYLVNVTAAATLCSQVLCSSQGRCQRRNPASRAYLHLDPAVWKLVSNEGLDGRRQYKVLGRMRADKVTFKTSEFQCSCFPGWGGKSCSKPTRG; the protein is encoded by the exons ATGAgttcctgtcctcctccactgctgctgctctgcagtcTGCTCGGCCTTGTTTCAGGGCTGCGGCTGGAAACATCCTCTTTCTCCCAGGTGCCTTTCCTGAGCGTGTGGAACGCCCCCACTCACAACTGCCTCTCCAAGTATGGCGTGGACCTCAACCTGGGGACCTTTGACATCGCCCAGAACCTGAACCAAACCTTCATGGGGGACAACATCACCATCTTCTATAAGGAAAAGCTGGGTCTGTATCCCTGGTACTCCGGCCAAGGGAAGGCTGTGAATGGCGGGGTCCCGCAGAATGCCAGTCTTGATGAACACCTCAGGGCGGCCTCTGAAGACATCCGCACCTACATCCCAGACAGGGGATTTCAGGGTCTGGCTGTGGTGGACTGGGAGAGCTGGAATCCGGTGTGGGAGAGAAACTGGGACAGTAAGCTGGTGTACCAGGATGCGTCCATAGCGCTGGTGAGGGCAGAGCATCCGGACTGGACCCCCGCGCAGGTGAAGGCTGCGGCCCGGCTGAGGTTTGAGCAAGCAGGGAGAGCGTTCATGGAGGAAACGCTGAAACTGGGACAAGAGGAAAGACCAAACGGGTTGTGGGGCTACTACGGTTTCCCGGACTGCTACAACTATTTGGGCAACGAAATAATCTACTCAGGGAAGTGTCCGGCTGTAGCGATGAAGAGGAACGACCAGCTGCTGTGGCTGTGgaactgctcctctgctctgtaTCCTGACATCTACCTCAGCCTCAACCTGCGAAGCCAGAGCGAAGAAGTGCTCCTCTACACGCACCACCGCATCCTGGAGGCCATGAGGGTGGGGGCTCAGGTGACCCCCTCAGCACCGCCCGTGTACCCCTACACCCGCATCGTCTACACGTACACACTAGATTTCCTCTCGCTG GAGCACCTGGTCTACACCGTCGGTGAGAGCGCTGCTTTAGGGTCTGCAGGGATGGTCCTGTGGGGCGACAATAACTTCTCCAAGTCTAAG GCCACATGTGAAGCTGTCAAATTCTACATCGATCAGACGCTGGGTCCTTACCTGGTGAATGTGACGGCAGCCGCCACCCTGTGCAGCCAGGTGCTGTGCTCGTCTCAGGGCCGGTGTCAGAGGAGGAACCCGGCCTCCAGGGCCTACCTGCACCTGGACCCTGCTGTGTGGAAGCTGGTGTCTAATGAGGGGCTGGACGGGAGGAGACAATACAAAGTTTTGGGACGGATGAGGGCCGACAAGGTCACATTCAAGACGTCTGAGTTTCAGTGCAGCTGTTTCCCGGGATGGGGAGGTAAGAGCTGCTCCAAGCCGACTCGGGGGTGA